From the genome of Malus sylvestris chromosome 6, drMalSylv7.2, whole genome shotgun sequence, one region includes:
- the LOC126626030 gene encoding uncharacterized protein LOC126626030: MGLNKAPEPLKLLCSYGGKILPRHSDGTLRYVGGHNRVLSVDSSITYTELMVKLAELCGYSVELRCPLPNGDLETLISVKSDEDLANIIEEYGRASSPPHSLKIRAILSPPKSLKQISPPMSTATSGGDSSPSKSLFSSADSPRVSPPQRFVSPQVSPPRRYVSPQVSPPKRYASPPARYPAGHQRGSGRVCYYPCHLQPQSQRSGPCDMSYVHHYQQYRHYHHHPHYHHHPHVPQCDMSYGRSFTQRT, encoded by the exons ATGGGCCTCAACAAAGCACCTGAACCGTTAAAACTCCTCTGCAGCTATGGCGGAAAAATCCTCCCTCGCCACTCCGACGGCACGCTCCGGTACGTCGGCGGCCACAATCGCGTCCTCTCCGTCGATTCATCCATTACGTATACAG AGCTAATGGTGAAGCTTGCGGAGTTGTGTGGCTATTCTGTTGAATTGCGGTGTCCGTTGCCGAATGGAGACTTGGAGACCTTGATTTCCGTCAAGTCCGACGAGGATTTGGCGAATATCATAGAAGAGTACGGTCGAGCTTCTTCTCCCCCTCATTCTCTGAAGATCAGAGCCATTCTCTCGCCGCCGAAGTCCCTGAAGCAAATCTCGCCTCCGATGTCCACTGCTACGAGCGGCGGCGACTCGTCCCCTTCGAAATCGCTCTTCTCATCCGCTGATTCGCCTCGAGTTTCGCCCCCGCAACGGTTCGTTTCGCCTCAAGTCTCGCCACCGAGGCGCTACGTTTCGCCGCAAGTCTCGCCACCGAAACGGTACGCTTCGCCGCCGGCTAGATACCCCGCCGGGCATCAGCGAGGGTCCGGACGAGTCTGCTACTATCCTTGCCATCTCCAGCCTCAGAGTCAGAGGAGTGGCCCCTGCGACATGTCGTATGTTCATCATTACCAGCAGTATCGTCACTACCACCATCATCCTCACTACCACCATCATCCTCACGTTCCCCAATGCGACATGTCGTATGGAAGGAGCTTCACACAGAGGACATAG
- the LOC126626029 gene encoding uncharacterized protein LOC126626029 — protein MLQFPGFMKQYPWSTRTIPTSFLLPAQWPQPHSEELLLAMEESDFEEKCNEIRKSSSSMAVIGKTAVDNDKEDYDNDPDDDDVDNAEDSEGEEFEQETS, from the exons ATGTTACAGTTCCCGGGGTTCATGAAACAGTACCCATGGTCAACAAGGACCATTCCGACGTCGTTTTTGCTTCCAGCCCAATGGCCCCAACCCCACAGCGAGGAGCTCCTCCTCGCCATGGAGGAGTCCGATTTCGAAGAGAAG TGCAACGAAATCAGAAAGAGTAGCAGCAGCATGGCTGTGATTGGGAAAACCGCTGTCGACAACGATAAAGAAGACTACGACAATGATCCCGACGATGACGACGTAGACAATGCAGAGGACTCCGAGGGGGAAGAGTTTGAGCAGGAAACCAGTTGA